The Cytobacillus sp. IB215665 genome includes a window with the following:
- a CDS encoding aspartyl-phosphate phosphatase Spo0E family protein, protein MTNLLQMIENKREEMKEIAEREGLTSEKVIRCSQELDKLLNDYQISLAVTKD, encoded by the coding sequence ATGACTAACTTACTACAAATGATTGAAAACAAAAGAGAAGAAATGAAAGAAATAGCTGAAAGAGAGGGACTTACAAGTGAGAAGGTAATTCGATGTAGTCAAGAATTAGATAAGCTATTGAATGATTACCAAATATCATTGGCAGTGACTAAGGACTAA